A window from Aeromonas rivipollensis encodes these proteins:
- the murI gene encoding glutamate racemase, whose product MANILVFDSGMGGLTVYGEIRRTLPAHNYFYCFDNAHFPYGELSEPELISACTGLVSHMVAEHAIDLVVIACNTASTIALPSLRATLSIPVVGVVPAIKPAAALTRNGCIGLLATPGTVSREYTHELIAQFAPGKRVLLKGATELVIEAERKLAGQPVNMGLLREVLADWMEGEERPDTLVLGCTHFPLLGDEIRQLMPECQLVDSGNAVARRVAHLLAALPSTFTGEGQGRAYCSLLDARAQKLTAPLQAWGLSSLQEVLC is encoded by the coding sequence GTGGCCAATATTCTCGTGTTCGACTCCGGTATGGGCGGCTTGACCGTCTATGGGGAGATCCGTCGCACCCTGCCGGCGCACAACTATTTCTACTGCTTCGACAACGCCCACTTCCCCTATGGTGAGCTGAGCGAACCAGAACTGATCTCTGCCTGCACCGGTTTGGTCAGCCACATGGTGGCCGAACACGCCATCGATCTGGTGGTGATCGCCTGCAACACCGCCAGCACCATAGCCCTGCCATCCCTGCGAGCCACTCTGAGCATTCCTGTGGTGGGCGTGGTGCCCGCCATCAAGCCTGCCGCCGCCCTGACCCGCAATGGTTGTATCGGTTTGCTGGCAACCCCGGGCACCGTCAGCCGCGAATATACCCACGAGCTCATCGCCCAGTTCGCGCCGGGCAAGCGGGTGTTGCTCAAGGGGGCGACCGAGCTGGTGATCGAGGCCGAGCGCAAGCTGGCGGGACAGCCGGTCAACATGGGGTTGCTGCGAGAGGTGCTGGCTGACTGGATGGAAGGGGAGGAGAGGCCGGATACGCTGGTGCTGGGCTGCACCCATTTCCCGCTGCTGGGGGATGAAATCCGGCAACTGATGCCGGAGTGCCAACTGGTGGACTCTGGCAATGCGGTGGCAAGACGGGTGGCCCATCTGCTGGCCGCGCTTCCATCCACCTTCACCGGTGAAGGTCAGGGGCGCGCCTATTGCAGCCTGCTGGATGCCCGGGCCCAAAAACTGACAGCCCCCTTGCAAGCATGGGGGCTGTCATCACTCCAAGAGGTGCTGTGCTGA